One part of the Synechococcus sp. UW179A genome encodes these proteins:
- a CDS encoding Nif11-like leader peptide family natural product precursor, which translates to MSEEQLKAFLEKVKADTSLQEKLKAAADADAVLAIAKEAGFSVSVDDLKNAQSEISDGELEGAAGGADTSLGFVLTPRWLGALGKVKARC; encoded by the coding sequence ATGTCAGAAGAACAACTCAAAGCCTTCTTGGAAAAAGTCAAAGCAGACACCAGCCTGCAGGAGAAGCTCAAAGCAGCTGCTGATGCTGATGCAGTTCTTGCGATTGCGAAAGAGGCTGGGTTTAGTGTTTCTGTTGACGACTTGAAGAACGCTCAATCAGAGATTTCTGACGGGGAGCTGGAAGGCGCGGCTGGTGGGGCCGACACCTCCCTCGGCTTCGTTCTGACCCCTCGTTGGCTCGGGGCCTTGGGAAAAGTCAAAGCACGCTGCTGA